The Vigna unguiculata cultivar IT97K-499-35 chromosome 11, ASM411807v1, whole genome shotgun sequence genomic sequence cttttatatttgaaatcaGTCATGTATATTCTAATATAGTGTTGAGTACTACTCTCCTATGCTTTGTTTCGTTGTTTCTTTCACTTTCTGAGTACTagtcaaaatatttttggattaaatcagttttttgtgtttgttttacTTTTGTAGGAAGTAAACCTATATGTACACAATAActgataaataattaatttgaagtATAAATTGATATAGTAATTTCAAAAGTATCAACATATTCAAGTATGAGATGACATagttctataaataaaattatgcacttgcaaatataattttgtttcaaattggactgaattagttttcaaatttatatttgaagtCTGATACAATCTGCATAATCACAGTTTTTCCTGCTCTTTTTTCTGAGCTTAACAGTTCCTGATGTTTAAGTGTTTTAGATCATGCCTATTCTGTTCCAACTTTATTTCGTTTTGGTATAGAGGTATGAACTAACCAATGACCATACTTGTAAATATGAtggcaattttgaaataattattaattgaaatgtTAATATTCTTTGCCAGGTAAACTGCAGCAAGATGCTCCTAATTTGGGAAATGCTGCACCTAATGATGGGGAATATGCTCGAATGCTGGCAATAATGGATGAACTTGAGAAAGAAGAGCTTGCTGCAGAAAGTGGCAATCAGagtgatgaaaatgatgaaagtACGGGTGATGTTGATGAGATGTCTTATCAAGGACATATTGATAACAATCTCCAAAAttcaaaagtaatatttttattactttgttgAATTTTGTCTTAGAAATCTTGATAACAATAGACTTTGATAACTCATAACTCATTTTCTGTGACTGTTCAAACAGGATTTTCGTCAAAGGGCACCACTGGATCAGactaatgataaaattaaaagagcTCAGCTTCCAGAAAAGCAACATCGTAGAGAAGATATAACTGATCAGTTAAATGTAAGATACCATCTTCCTGTATTGTAGTTCCAAATAAGCTCATGCTGGCATTTCTGCCATAACatgaagattttattaaaaaataaaaaaacaaaacaaaaaaacatgagGAGACCATACCAAATTCATGATAAAAATACATCTCAAACATAGGCAAGAAATaccttttatgaaaaaattaagtaaatacaTAAATGGAAAAAAGTAAATCAATGCAACACCAGTAGAAAACTAAAGCTCAATAATCAGATTCCTCAGTTTATCATTAACTAACCTGTTCACCATCCACAAATGGCCTTGAAAACTTATTAAAGCATTTTAGAAATCCTTACTTTTGAAGATTTAGCATTAACTTTTTCTTAAAGTTTATTATGGTATGTAAACTCATCAGCTGAAGAATCATGCTTTctcattctaattttaaaaatgcagTTTGCTAGCCTGGGAGTGCAATCTGCTGTCAGAGGTTTGTCCTTAATAACTTGCATCTCATTTCCTTTGTGTCAGCTGTTTGGCcaccattttgaaattaatttttccaTTGTTTCTGAACTATCAGAGAGGGAAAAACATGTAGAATCCATTTATCCTAGTGAAAAGATTCCTGTTGGTTCTAAAGAAAAACCAGCTCAATCAACTATGACTTCAAAAACTGAGGTATGATGCTCTTGTGATTAAGGCTCTGAAGGGCTCAAGGCTGTTATATTGTAGGATACTTAAGGTTTCATTTTAAAAGCTTTAATGAGAAAGCTATGGTTTAGAATAAATGAAGActgaaattttgatattttaaatttagtcaaCGTATGTTGGACTTAGAATAAGGTTGTATTTGGTGCTTTGAACAGTATTCTTAAACagctatttaaaaatattacaaaaaactTGATGGAAAATTATGCAGATGCTTTTACCTTACAGTGATCCTTAATATGCATACAATTATTTCCTTTTCAGGTTCCATACCAAACTGCACAACCATCATTTGACAGTCGCAAGGTGTGTTTACACATCGTAGTTTTTGGACTCATTGGTCTTAATTCCATGTGTTTACAcaaccaataattttttctaataaatattttctgcAGGCTTTTCCTGGCTCTATTATAGAGCATGCTGAGAATATAGAAAGATCTTCAAGAGAACAAAGTTCTGCTTCATCACAGGTAGATTTAATTTTCTGATTATGTATATGAAAAGATTTTATAAGCATGGTGTTTATACATGATGTTTTGCAGTTTCATCATTAGCTTAAATGTATCTATGCTAATCACGAATTTGACCTCCACAGATTTCTGGTTCTCAATCTTCAAAACCAGTTTCCAGATTCAAAATGCAAAGAAGATAACTAAAAAGAGAAGGTTGGAATTTTTGTATTTGGCGATCTAATGGCGTAGCATCCACGATTCTAGGATGTGCTGCTTGAGGTCAAAAGTAGAAAGAGTAAAATGGGGATAaactgatttgacttttgagtAATGAAAAATTAGGACCTTGTTTCATTCTCTtctcacttattttttttttaaattttttttctataacatgtttacaattaaattttcatcTAAAATCTATTTAAGTTTCAAAATGGTTTCCAAGTGTTTTAAAGACCAAAATATAGAAACTGTTGGTGAGATGttatttcatcttctttcttcTGTTTTTTGTTCAATTCCTCAAGGGACCGtgtttttttagaaagaaatatGTTTCTGAAGGAATTGATTCTCTAAAGTTCTTTAGGCACAGTTTATGaagcagattttttttttaatcagtaAAAGGAAAATGCTTTAATGTTCTTGGCAAAAAAGGGAAAAAGTGGAAGAAATATagaatttgacatttttatacAAAGATTATGGTTCAAATAGACTTTTATTAACTGATTTATCTTTCTTATTTTCACTTATGTCTAAAATTATGAATTCGATTTAATGTATTTGTTATTCCAATTATTATCATTGAAATATTCTGAAGCCTCTGTTCTATAAATTTGGTACATTATTCCTTAGAAACCATTTGCGTTTAAGAGGTCagtaagaataaaaaatgttctTAATCCAGCTTTAATCAACAAGGAAAACCTTTAATTTTCCTACTTTGTGGttactatatattattattaatatcgtTGTGTTTTCTTGAAAAATTATCTAGAGTAGCAAACATGGaagtttattttactttttcattaatCTTATTATTTAGTCAATGCAATTTACTTTTCTTAATGAAATTCATGTAGTTATTTTCTGAATAACTAATTGAGTTACTTTTAGTTTTAGCACATTCAGATACCATTTAAAAATTGAGATGggtaattaataagaaaatttataatgaaGGGTAAATGATGTTGGAGAATAAGCGATGTAGTGCATTATAGATTACAAAATTAAGAATTGCTATTGTAATAAGAACAACAATTAAATTGGGATTGTTTTCATTTCTCatctctccttttttttcttctctctttcttttcatctttatttttcttctctttttctatattaacgtaaaatgtactaatatttatattatatttgtttgaattaCCAATATATGTAtcttaaaattactaaatacaTTAAAATCAGCAAATACCTTTTTATAAAACATTaccatgtatttttttatgtagaatagaaattaaattatcttaCCCAAactaagaatttaaaatttaaaaaataaataaataagtttatgaAAACATTTAAATCTAAATACTTACAAATTCAAATGCTTTAaattatctaaaatttaaaaattatttacccaaaaaataacataaaagagTAAAGGAAAATGTGAGctattgaattttcttttccgtattcattttaatatgtTAACGGAGGTTGGTGTTTTGCTCGTGCATATGAATAAAGACTTTATTCAGATAAGTACAATTCACTTCAGAAATCTCTAAACCTTGAGACATAGTTTGATATCTTTTAGTTATGAGAATAtcttttaataagaaaaaatgtgttcactaatatattaaaatgaatcaaGTAATACAAAAATGTCAAATTACTCCTATGAACACGGAGAAGAACACAAGAATATACAAATGTCAAGATTCATCAACTGTAAACGTTACAAAGTTTGGAACTCACCTAAACGAGCTACATTTAACATATTCAagttgtaaaaagaaaatattatacatttttacgTACAAAATTTTACACAATAACATGGAAGACCTTTCGCCATCCATAACAAGCATCTTCAACCATTAggcatcttctttttctttttgtagtcAAGAAGCACTTTTTCTCTCTCAAGTGGAGTCGCTGATAATAACCATTTGCTAAAAGCAAGCTCTTCCATGCCCATAGACTGAGCAAGGAGCTTATATTGGGTTCTCTTCCTATCATCAATCAAACGAACTTTACTTTTTTCTGGTATTTTTCTTTGATGGTCCAAAGAGATGTTTGGTTTGACTAAGCTATCATTTGATGGGATGCTGGCATTTATTTTCCCTTGAATCCCAGGTCCAAAGTTGACAATGTCTTCATTGCGATGAGTATATACAATGCCTAGAGACAACAAATTTAAGGAGTTTGAAATAGTTACGTCATTAATTATCTTaagaatcaattatatgtatAATTGGTTATTGTTACAGTATTATAATTAGAATAAGTTTTGACTGAGTGAAAATGACTGTTAGTAACTGTCATTTCACCAATATCTTAACTGTTTTCTCGTTGACAATATCTTTATTATAGAAGAAAAGGAGTTTCCTAGTGGAGGAGATTAAAGATATGTGAAACATACCAAGGTCTTCAAGATCTTGTTTACTTGTTGCAGCCCCAGCAGACTTATGACATAATCTGGTTTCTGACTCTGATACCGATGAACCTCTTTGTTCTGACAGATTTACTTCTTCCAATTGTTCTGTTTCGCGTCCATGTTCTTTATGCAGTTCAATGATCTCACTGGTAAATAGCTTATCTGACAAATCTCGGAATAAATTGGAAATACCAAATAGCTCTCCTTGAAATTCTTTGCAGTCCTGCAAGGAAAAAAGTATTAATCATTAAgaattatctaaaaattatattaagaaacaaatgaaaatcataataccaaaaatatataatttggtacCTGGACGCCTTCAAAATATCGTTTTTCCATCTTTCCGGAGACAGCAATGTTGGAGAGCTGCTGCTTATACACCTGACGTGAGTAAACAAGTTCTTCAAGTGAACCAGCTGCAAGAAGACGGAACACCACGACATGCCGCTTCTGTCCAAATCGAAAGGACCTGTCCTGAGCCTGTAAGTCTTGAGCAGGGTTCCAGTTAGGGTCAAATATTACAACACGGTTTGCACTGACAAGGTTCAATCCAAGCCCACCAGCACGAGTTGATATCAGGAACACCTAGAATATAAACGAGCGTCCAATCACAAATTGGATTGGGAAAATGCTTAATCAACTATTAGGTTTGAGATATACTTGTTTGCTTGGACTTGAGTTGAAATCATCAACCAGGGATTGGCGTAAATTAGTAGGAGTGGACCCATCAAGTCTTGAGAAGCAGTAGCCTTTTCGAATAAGAAATTTCTCCAGTATGTCCAGCATCCTGGAAAAAGAAGCTCAAAAGTTaaacaacagaaaaaaaaatatttgtttcagaAGAAAACAAGGCATCCAGAGAGAAGTTACCCAATGCCAGCAAAATTCAGTGCTTTGGTTATCCAAAGACTGAAAGCCACCACTAGGGCATAAAGGCAATAAATAAGAGGAAGTAAAACAACTTGCATTGGAATCACCGTTGTACAAAATTCGTCTTAACTAAACAGGCAACCAGAAAATTATCAAACATGATCTGAAGGGTATATTACTCGTTCACCTTACTGAATAGCTAAACAAAAGAACTTTGTCGCCCTGTGAAAACCATGAGAACAATAGCTTCTCAAGCGCTCGCATTTTGCCACAATGTTTCACATCACTTAGACCCATGAAACTTTCATTTTGTGTTCTCCCACCCACTAAATCAATATCAGGGCCAAAGACAGCAGCAGCAAACTCTGCATCTTTACTTTGTTTCTCAGGGTCATCTTTGGGGTTTGGTTTGATGAGCTCAAGGTGATTGCTTATCTAGCAAAAAGATACATACACGAGTAAGATCAAAATAATGTAATGATGCATACTGATTACAAtcataaataagttttttcatgaaagaaacatttaaatataGTGTGAATTGTAAGGCCTTGTACAATTGTGCCTTAATCTCACAACAAAAGTATTTATGAAattgacaattaaaataataaattcttgGTTCACTGACAAGTTCATTCTCCTATAAAATCCTGAAACTCTCAGATAAATTAATTTCTCCTCAGAACATGTAGATCTCGTTCAATATAAGAATGTCAAAAATAGAGAATCCTGATAAAACAGCTCTACAATGGTCATCAACTACTTACCTATATGAAAAAGgtaaaagaaggaaaatattttttataattatgcaATGTAACACAGTCCATGTAAGCCCAGCAGTATGGAGGTTTAAACAATGAACAACATCCACCATCGTGTAATGCTTGAGGTTTCACTTGcaagatttaaatttattgtaaacCATATCCTTCTAAAATTGAATATTCATTTCATATCTTAGTCATCATCAGATCATCTACTTTTATCTTTATAgataacaaaaacatattctCTTACATTTAGAGTTGAATCATAATAAATGTTTTGCTACAATTACAAAGCAGACTCTCCTACAAATGAACTAAGCTGCAACAGATGTCCAGAGCAATGAACAAAgttctattaatatattttgcaaGGTATAATAAAAAGTAGAGACAGAAATTTCATAAATCTGAATTCACCTGTTGGAGCTTGACAAGGCACGGAAGGACAAGGCAAAAGGGACATGAATCACAGCCATCTGGGTTATCTCTATGCAAGTAAGGCCAAATAACTCCATCTGGTACTATCCTCTTGCAACATTCAACTTGAGTGAGAGGGCTACCACAACTACATGGCAAGTTCTTATTTATAAGGCATTGAATATCAGGAAGCTGTAACATTCTCCTGTAAATACGTTTCTGCACATCACTCATTGCACAAAACACAATGTTATCTTCCTTACCCATCATAAGATGCCCGATGGTCTCTTCCTTTGTCCTTCTCAACATATATTTATGAAGAACTTCCACAAGGTGTTGTTTTCTCTTATTAGCAATTTGTACAAACCTATCAGGAGCAGTTGACCTCTGGCCATGCTTAAGGGGTTCATCATAGTAGTCACGAAAGTGTTCCCGTGTTCCAAGAGATCCGGGTGAAACCCAGTCGAAGAGATTGAACAGTTCCATTATCTTATTTTGCATTATAGTCCCAGTGAGACCATATCGTCTAAGGGTTTTAATTTGTAAACATGCTTTATAGAGTTTTGATTTCTCATTCTTAAGTCGATGAGCCTCATCGACAATCACAACATTCCATTTGACATCTGACAACAGACTTCCATGAATCCTGTATGTGTCAAAACTGGTAATAAGTATCTCTACTCCATTTGCTTCCAATTTATCAAATATCAAATCTCGGTTTGCACCATGATAAATAGAAACACTGAAGTTAGACCACTTAGAGAATTCGCTCTCCCAGTTGTGGATAACAGATGTTGGGCATATTATTAATGCAGGGTCTCTTTTCTCTAGCTGGTTTTCATTTAGGGTAGAATGTTCTTTACCAAAGACAGCAGCAAGAAATGCTATTGCTTGGATGGTCTTCCCTAGACCCctgtttcaaatttcaaatctCAAAAATGAACTTCAACATAGTAATTACTTATAGCTAAAATTGtgatgaaatgaaataaattaacaaaaacagaaatataaaatatcaacagATAATGTAGACAAAAAAAAGAGAACTCCACCAGAAGATGCAGCTTGCAGTGCTACAATTTTCTCAATGAATAACTCAATAGAGATATGAATGTGAAGTTTTAAACTGCTGAAAAGGCCTAAGAAACAAAACAGAAAACTTTCTCACTATTAAAATgccatcaaatttttaaaagaagcAGTTGATCCAAAATGGAACATTTcacttaaaataaaacaaaaataaaactttaggGGTTTAATGACAAAGCACTGCGTGCCAGGGGGTAAAAAGATTTTACGCAAATAGTATGTACCATGGTTAGTAGGACAGGGTTCTGTTCCATTTGGGTATTTGGGGGTTGGGGAGGAGGGGTCCCTGTACACTAGAATTttcaaaattggaaaaaaataaaagtcatgtgcttGAGATTGAGAATTACAGAACATACTAATTTGTTGCAGATACATACAACTTCATATATCCGAAATATACACATGTATACGTGATTGTTCTAGAAGGCATAAAGACACCGCAAGCCAAGAGGGGCCAGAGAGCAAAGGGAAGAGGATATAATTTGCAACTCACATGTCATCTCCAAGCATGCCTCCATGATTGTTCTTGTACAAACCATGCAAAAACCGCACACCCTCTCTTTGATGCTCTAGCAGTCTACAGTTTATAGATGCAGGAACCTGAAACAGCAAATAACAGCTCACAACAACATTCAGTCCTGTTTTTCAGCACTTAAACCATCTATAAAAGTTCCAAATCATTCCATATAGAACCTAAACTTATGTTAATGGAGCATTGTGCTAACCACACAATAATTCCTATAAAAACTACATCGTTCAATAAATTCACAACCATTGTGCAATTTATTAATgaatatcatttaatttttcattttcaaatgatATCTAATTTTCCTGTCCATAATGAAATCAATGACCAATGAGTCATTGGTCCAAGTGGTACTATACTGAGCCATCAACTTAAGCATGGTCCCTAATCAAATGAGAAGGCTTTACCAAAGATGACGAGTCAGGTTCTCCAACGTAAGTCAGTGGATACTTCCTATCAATATCAAGTTATCTTAAGAAAATGCAATCATTATGTTGACAATAACTAGAGCAAGAAAAAAACAGGCATTCACATTCACACAATCGTAAATCGACACCACTGAACGAAGATCAGACGGTTGATATGAGTAGCAGATCTTCATCCAAAGGTTAATTCCGAACTCACTGAATCTAACTACAGAGCAAGAGAAATTAACGACCTGAACTACAGGAAATTCTCCATGCGAAGACAGGAGGAGAGGCTCAAAGGGTCCAGTGTGGTCAAATTGAAACTGTGGTAATTTAACTGAAGCGAATTTTGGTCTCTCTATCTcaggttcttcttcttcttctagtagctcctcttttttttcttcttgttgtAGGGTTTTGGAGTGTATTGGGGATAGTGAGTCGTTAAGGCGGCGAAGCTGGTCGGAAAGAGATGATTTTGGAGGTTTTCTGTGGATTGGGAAGAGGGAATCGTAGTCACGAAGAATTGAATTGCTCTGTGTTTGGGTAATTGTAGAAGAGGAAGAGGGTTTTTGGGTCGAACAAGGTTGCAGAGTTTCCTTCAGAGCCTGCAGTGACATTGATTCGTTGTTTTGTTCCTGATTCTGTTCCTGCGTCTGCGCACCGTTTTGAATTTTGATCACAAAACCTTCGTTTTTCAGAACCGCGATTGTTAACCGCCAAACTCATTTTTCATCCCAATTTCGATTTTCTGGTACCGTTTTTATCCCACTTGCTATGGTATTTTCCATTTTTGCTAGaaatagatttattttctaaaataattattttagcaTTTTTAAGTGAGACAATATAATCATTttgtgattgtttttttttttcctttttgtttcatttcactcttcaatatatttaaaaaaaaaacatttgtttcatgaagaaaattattttcacattCTTCTCAACTTTCATTCGGTTGTTATAATTGTAAGTTCTTTACTCTAATATATTCAATTTGTTCTCCttactataattaataaagCCACACCTTTATATATAGGTCAAGCCATATAACTTAAAATCTTGGATAATGTGTTCTTCTccactttggttaattagcaaACTTTAGGCCTTAACCTATATTGTTTGCAGTTGTGTTGGCTCCCCAACCACTTTAAAAACAAAGCTAGTGTATTCCCAATTAAGTGGGATTAAATCTAATATTGCGGGACATCATTGTAGATTGGCAAGTCTTGAACGGGTGGACAAACAAACTATTTGGGTCAAACTACTCCATTTTTTACtcttaagatttattttattaaatctaatttttgttttaatatatatttgagaaCTTTTTTCATATTAGATTTCCATTTATTTAATATggactttaaattttaaaaaatctaaattttcaaTCCAAATTCTATAATCGaaggtaaataaaaaaaatacacttcaTTTACTTTTCTACTATGTAACTCactaataaatttcaatattatatatcCTAATTTATGATGAAAAAGGAAATCTGTCTCGTTTATCACATCTCTGTAGATTTATTTTGATGTGAATCCAACTTCACAGCACTGAGGTAGCAACAGCCAAAATGGTGGCATCGAGGCAACAAAATTTCCATAGCACTTAGGCACCTACAATCATAATAGTTGCATCTACATCTTCTCAAAAGAGAATGAATGTTTCTGTTGTTCTTCCTTTATATATAGATTATATTCTTATAgccaattaatataaaaatgaattgataGATCTAAATAAGCTTAGAGTATGAAATGAAAGATCATGGTATTATGAGGCAAATACTAAGAATAGAGATACAAAGGGATCAAACTATTAGAATAATGTGTCTATCTTAGCAGGGATACTTGCAAAAGATGGTTGAGAGGTTTAGGATGCATGAATCTAAACCCATGGGAACACCTTTAGGACATCATACAAAGCTCTCAATTACCCAAGCTTCTAATATAGAGGAAGGTAATAGGGAGAGAAGACTCCTCTGTATGCTAATGGAGTAGGAAGCACCATATATGGGATGGTCTACAATAGAACAAATTTGGCACATGTTGTTAGTGTGATTAATAGATTCATAGCAAATCATGGACATACTAATTAGGAGGCTTCGAAATGGGTGTTGAGATATCttaatagaacaatattgtttGATAAAGTGTATATGAGATCTACCTATAATAAAGTTGGTAAAAAGGGAGTTTCTAGATGTTGATTATGCATGGAATATTGATATCAAAAAGTGACTTTAAgggtatttttttatgttgttaagAACCACAGCTTGTTGGAAATCTAGTTTGCAATCAGTGATGGTTTCATCTACTACCCTAAGAAAGTATATTGCACTTACAAAGGGGTTTGATGGACCTTGGAGCACGAAAGTGGAGAGAAGAAAGTCCATGATTGCAGCAGAAATGGAGTTGGAATGGAGGAGTGGGCTCAAGTTTTGAGGCTCTTGAAGCAATGAAGGCAATATGCAGAGGAAACCTAGAAGAGAATTCTATTTTAGGGAAGGAGGCTAGAAGAGTTCTTGGTAGAAACTAGTCTAGCAGAGTGACTCTAGAGGCAATAGGTGGAGTATTCTCAACACTTAATCTATTACCAATCCAAAGTAACCAAATACAAGAATAGGAAGctctcatttatagtagagaGCCTTCCTTAATgcaatgaaaatgagaaaggaaatgaaaatgagcatgtgggccatggattgggccttgagcatgatttgggcctaggcgtttgcccaagctataagccttgggGTGGATGCATCAGGGTTGAACGAAGTGCTATGGTTGAAAGGAATGATGAGTGAATTGGGTATTGTGTAGGATTGTGTGACTATTTACCGTGATAGTCAAAGTGTTATTCATCtagttaattataaaatctaCCATGAGATAGAAAAACACATTGATGTTAGACTTTACTTCAAGAGAGACGTTGTTGAGTTTAGGAGGTCAAAATTGGGAAGACAGCCTCATAGTAGAATCTATGTGTTTACAAAATCCTTGCCATGATCGAGGTTCAAAAGTGCTTAAAGTGGATTGATTTTTCATttgagaataaagaataaaggAAGATGATGTTGGGAGCTCTTCCATGATTTGGAGTTAAGCTGGAAAATTGTGATGATTGACTCTATTCAATAGAGGATCTACTAAAGAACTTAGTTAGACAATGCCATCTTATGATAGAAGGGAGCAAAAAATTGTCTACTAAAGATAGTCTAGTCAATCTAGTGCAAGCATTTGTTGTTGTTTAGACTTGGATGCTTAATGTTGTTTGTTATTCCGTTAGCTAGGTTCAATACATAAAGACCATTATGTgcatatatgaaaatttgtatcttattacactttttatttatagaatcatgttttctttcaatCAAAGAATAAAACCTTAGGTAGACTTTTAAGGTTCCAAATAAACATGAGGCATTAAGGTTCCAAATCAATATTAGATGATAAACAATTAGTTGTACTTAAACAATACATTGTAGTTAAACTAGACATACTTTGATTTGaacctttatatttatattatttaatattatatttcatattatctTATGTTATCTTCTCAATATTTATGATGAAAGAGTATATTTGAAAATGTACaaacaaaatgttgaattaaaaagactataaatGTCTACATTTTGAGAAGAAGAAACATGAAgaaaacactacaagaaattttattattatttacgaAAATTGACTCAttggtaaatttaaatttatcaacaacttttagaatttaaattattgacgAATATCTTCGTCGGTAATGCATCTATTAGTAAAATTCGTCAATAAGATCTCTCGGTAATTTAGAATTTGTATTACAGACATGTATTTTTGCTAGTAACTTGTTTGACTATCAATTTCGTTTGTAAATTTTGTCAATAACTTATAACTCCtattattgaaaaatttgttCGTTGATTAGT encodes the following:
- the LOC114168363 gene encoding RNA polymerase II subunit 5-mediating protein homolog isoform X2; this encodes MVPFGKAAFFPGRLIHTNEFLVLLGEGYYAERTLKQTVEILQRRGKSLDSHVDSLEANIKDLEAEASFFNATASQVAEGLVEIREDYVEEDSNEGESESCKLQQDAPNLGNAAPNDGEYARMLAIMDELEKEELAAESGNQSDENDESTGDVDEMSYQGHIDNNLQNSKDFRQRAPLDQTNDKIKRAQLPEKQHRREDITDQLNFASLGVQSAVREREKHVESIYPSEKIPVGSKEKPAQSTMTSKTEVPYQTAQPSFDSRKAFPGSIIEHAENIERSSREQSSASSQISGSQSSKPVSRFKMQRR
- the LOC114168363 gene encoding RNA polymerase II subunit 5-mediating protein homolog isoform X1, giving the protein MEELVKKGTVTSLASLFPVEEAQKAAKRVEDAIADKRSELDRVRDFVADNNNLVNLVHKLPEELSHDIMVPFGKAAFFPGRLIHTNEFLVLLGEGYYAERTLKQTVEILQRRGKSLDSHVDSLEANIKDLEAEASFFNATASQVAEGLVEIREDYVEEDSNEGESESCKLQQDAPNLGNAAPNDGEYARMLAIMDELEKEELAAESGNQSDENDESTGDVDEMSYQGHIDNNLQNSKDFRQRAPLDQTNDKIKRAQLPEKQHRREDITDQLNFASLGVQSAVREREKHVESIYPSEKIPVGSKEKPAQSTMTSKTEVPYQTAQPSFDSRKAFPGSIIEHAENIERSSREQSSASSQISGSQSSKPVSRFKMQRR
- the LOC114169973 gene encoding switch 2, producing MSLQALKETLQPCSTQKPSSSSTITQTQSNSILRDYDSLFPIHRKPPKSSLSDQLRRLNDSLSPIHSKTLQQEEKKEELLEEEEEPEIERPKFASVKLPQFQFDHTGPFEPLLLSSHGEFPVVQVPASINCRLLEHQREGVRFLHGLYKNNHGGMLGDDMGLGKTIQAIAFLAAVFGKEHSTLNENQLEKRDPALIICPTSVIHNWESEFSKWSNFSVSIYHGANRDLIFDKLEANGVEILITSFDTYRIHGSLLSDVKWNVVIVDEAHRLKNEKSKLYKACLQIKTLRRYGLTGTIMQNKIMELFNLFDWVSPGSLGTREHFRDYYDEPLKHGQRSTAPDRFVQIANKRKQHLVEVLHKYMLRRTKEETIGHLMMGKEDNIVFCAMSDVQKRIYRRMLQLPDIQCLINKNLPCSCGSPLTQVECCKRIVPDGVIWPYLHRDNPDGCDSCPFCLVLPCLVKLQQISNHLELIKPNPKDDPEKQSKDAEFAAAVFGPDIDLVGGRTQNESFMGLSDVKHCGKMRALEKLLFSWFSQGDKVLLFSYSVRMLDILEKFLIRKGYCFSRLDGSTPTNLRQSLVDDFNSSPSKQVFLISTRAGGLGLNLVSANRVVIFDPNWNPAQDLQAQDRSFRFGQKRHVVVFRLLAAGSLEELVYSRQVYKQQLSNIAVSGKMEKRYFEGVQDCKEFQGELFGISNLFRDLSDKLFTSEIIELHKEHGRETEQLEEVNLSEQRGSSVSESETRLCHKSAGAATSKQDLEDLGIVYTHRNEDIVNFGPGIQGKINASIPSNDSLVKPNISLDHQRKIPEKSKVRLIDDRKRTQYKLLAQSMGMEELAFSKWLLSATPLEREKVLLDYKKKKKMPNG